From a region of the Basfia succiniciproducens genome:
- the mlaF gene encoding phospholipid ABC transporter ATP-binding protein MlaF, which yields MGENTLVEVNNLTFKRGERTIYNDLNLKVQKGKITAIMGPSGIGKTTLLKLIGGQLHPEQGEILFEGKDICQMSNSELYKVRQRMGMLFQSGALFTDISTFENVAFPIREHTNLPESLIRQIVLMKLEAVGLRGAAELMPSELSGGMARRTALARTIALDPELIMYDEPFAGQDPISMGVIVSLIKRLNEALNLTSIVVSHDVQEVLSIADYAYIIANKRVIAEGTAEQLLQSTDPQVVQFINGQEDGPVHFHYPSQDYEEELFGRGINK from the coding sequence ATGGGTGAGAACACGCTGGTTGAAGTGAATAATCTCACTTTTAAACGTGGTGAACGCACGATTTATAACGATCTCAACCTTAAGGTTCAAAAAGGTAAAATTACCGCTATTATGGGCCCGTCGGGGATTGGTAAAACCACGTTATTAAAACTGATTGGCGGTCAGTTACACCCGGAGCAGGGTGAGATTTTATTTGAAGGAAAAGATATTTGCCAAATGTCGAATTCGGAACTCTATAAAGTTCGCCAACGTATGGGGATGTTATTCCAGTCGGGCGCTTTATTTACCGATATTTCAACTTTTGAAAACGTAGCCTTTCCGATTCGCGAACATACCAATTTGCCGGAAAGCTTAATTCGTCAAATTGTATTAATGAAATTAGAAGCGGTCGGGTTGCGCGGAGCGGCGGAATTAATGCCTTCGGAATTATCCGGCGGGATGGCAAGACGCACCGCTTTAGCGAGAACCATTGCTCTTGATCCGGAACTGATTATGTATGACGAGCCGTTTGCCGGACAGGATCCTATTAGTATGGGCGTGATCGTCAGTCTAATTAAACGTTTAAATGAAGCGTTGAATTTGACATCGATTGTGGTTTCTCATGATGTGCAGGAAGTATTAAGTATCGCCGATTATGCGTATATCATCGCCAATAAGCGAGTGATTGCGGAAGGAACGGCGGAGCAGTTGCTGCAAAGCACTGATCCGCAAGTAGTACAGTTTATTAACGGGCAGGAAGACGGTCCCGTGCATTTCCATTATCCGTCTCAGGATTATGAGGAAGAATTGTTTGGCAGAGGAATAAATAAATGA
- the lptC gene encoding LPS export ABC transporter periplasmic protein LptC, producing MNIRWNIILGTIALVLLAWFYTLNQDKPDLTRLIKAPESPEYTGHKMETTIFSPAGKKQYQAYSDTARHYDQDGHTEFVNPVVFALEVETENQGKQSWKLTAKSATLTKDNLLYLNGEVVAQSLDPISRLQRIETEAAVVNLKNQDITSDNMVTIRGLNFTSSGMKLTGNLKQQAATLKEQVKTHYEISNQ from the coding sequence ATGAATATTCGCTGGAATATTATTCTTGGAACTATCGCTTTAGTATTGCTTGCCTGGTTTTATACATTAAACCAAGACAAGCCGGATTTAACCCGGTTAATCAAAGCGCCTGAAAGCCCTGAATATACCGGGCATAAAATGGAGACCACCATTTTTTCTCCCGCAGGGAAAAAACAATACCAAGCTTATTCGGATACGGCACGGCATTATGATCAAGACGGACATACCGAATTTGTAAACCCGGTAGTGTTCGCTTTAGAGGTGGAAACAGAAAATCAGGGAAAGCAAAGCTGGAAATTAACCGCAAAATCCGCCACCCTGACAAAAGATAATTTACTCTATCTCAATGGTGAGGTTGTGGCCCAAAGCCTGGATCCGATTTCTCGTTTACAACGTATTGAAACGGAAGCCGCAGTAGTCAATTTAAAAAACCAGGACATTACTTCCGATAATATGGTTACCATCCGAGGGCTCAACTTTACCAGTTCGGGCATGAAACTGACCGGTAATCTGAAACAACAAGCAGCGACTTTAAAAGAGCAGGTGAAAACCCATTATGAAATTAGCAATCAATAA
- the lptA gene encoding lipopolysaccharide transport periplasmic protein LptA produces MKLAINKILLTSALVMTSLSAFALKDDTNQPINIVSDNQSLDMEKSIVTFTDNVVITQGSILIKANKVIITRPPEGSKQKETVEAFGNPVTFHQMLDDGKPADGKANRVHYDLGKEFLTLTGNAQLKQLDSTIDGDVITYDVNKQQLKASSTAKSRVKTVLIPSQLNEKKK; encoded by the coding sequence ATGAAATTAGCAATCAATAAAATTTTACTTACTTCCGCATTAGTGATGACTTCATTATCTGCTTTCGCTTTAAAAGACGATACGAATCAGCCTATTAATATTGTGTCTGACAACCAATCCCTGGATATGGAAAAAAGCATCGTCACTTTTACCGATAACGTTGTAATTACTCAGGGTTCCATTTTAATCAAAGCCAATAAAGTAATTATCACTCGTCCGCCCGAGGGTTCGAAACAAAAAGAAACCGTTGAGGCATTCGGTAATCCCGTTACATTTCACCAAATGCTGGATGACGGCAAACCGGCAGACGGTAAGGCCAATAGAGTCCATTATGATTTAGGTAAAGAATTTTTAACATTAACCGGTAATGCGCAATTAAAACAATTGGATAGTACCATTGATGGCGACGTAATTACTTATGATGTGAATAAACAGCAATTAAAAGCTAGCAGTACGGCAAAAAGTCGAGTAAAAACCGTATTAATTCCTTCACAATTAAATGAGAAGAAAAAATAG
- the lptB gene encoding LPS export ABC transporter ATP-binding protein, whose protein sequence is MSILYAENLAKSYKGRQVVSDVSFTVKSNEIVGLLGPNGAGKTTSFYMVVGLVRHDQGKIRIDDEDISLLPMHNRAQKGVGYLPQEASIFRRLSVYDNLMAVLEIRKDLTKEQRHARAEELIDDFNIGHIRDNLGQSLSGGERRRVEIARALAANPKFILLDEPFAGVDPISVIDIKKIIKDLRDRGLGVLITDHNVRETLDVCERAYIVSAGKMIATGTPTDILNDEHVKRVYLGEEFKL, encoded by the coding sequence ATGTCTATTCTTTATGCCGAAAACTTAGCGAAAAGTTATAAAGGCCGTCAGGTTGTATCCGATGTAAGCTTTACCGTAAAATCCAATGAAATTGTCGGTTTACTGGGACCAAACGGTGCAGGCAAGACAACCTCTTTCTATATGGTTGTCGGGCTTGTGCGCCATGATCAGGGCAAAATCCGTATTGATGATGAGGACATTAGCTTGCTGCCGATGCACAACCGTGCACAAAAAGGCGTAGGTTATCTTCCGCAAGAAGCCTCGATTTTCCGTCGTTTAAGCGTGTACGATAATTTAATGGCGGTTCTTGAAATTCGTAAAGATCTGACTAAAGAACAACGTCATGCCCGCGCGGAAGAATTAATTGACGACTTTAATATCGGTCATATCCGGGATAATTTGGGACAATCGTTGTCCGGTGGCGAACGTCGCCGCGTAGAAATTGCCCGTGCATTGGCGGCGAATCCTAAATTCATCTTATTAGACGAACCTTTTGCCGGTGTTGACCCTATTTCAGTTATCGATATCAAAAAAATAATTAAAGATCTGCGGGATCGCGGTTTAGGCGTGTTAATTACCGACCATAATGTCCGCGAAACACTTGATGTATGTGAGCGGGCATACATCGTTAGTGCCGGAAAAATGATTGCAACCGGAACACCGACAGACATTTTAAATGACGAACATGTAAAACGTGTTTATCTTGGTGAAGAATTTAAGCTGTAA
- the ptsN gene encoding PTS IIA-like nitrogen regulatory protein PtsN, with translation MVKFTEILSPENIRQGIICSSKKRLLEVISDIVTKRFNLQEEEIGYHIEQLECFETLLSREKLGCTSLGNGIAMPRAKLPIGDKPVAVFLQLASPVNYEAPDKRDVDLVLAILIPEKCCAAYSPYLPELAERFSDKMLCKQLRAAQSADEIWQIFQYMDNCLHEHTDDTATEEK, from the coding sequence ATGGTTAAATTTACTGAAATTTTATCCCCTGAAAATATCCGTCAGGGGATTATTTGTTCAAGCAAAAAACGATTACTTGAAGTTATTTCAGATATCGTAACAAAACGATTTAATCTGCAGGAAGAAGAAATCGGTTATCATATTGAACAATTGGAATGCTTTGAAACCTTGCTTTCAAGAGAAAAACTAGGTTGTACAAGCTTAGGTAACGGCATTGCAATGCCGCGGGCAAAACTGCCAATCGGCGATAAACCGGTTGCCGTATTCTTGCAATTAGCCAGCCCCGTTAATTATGAAGCGCCGGATAAAAGAGATGTTGATTTAGTGCTGGCTATTTTAATTCCGGAAAAATGCTGCGCCGCCTATTCCCCTTATCTGCCGGAATTGGCCGAGCGTTTTTCGGATAAAATGCTATGTAAGCAACTGCGGGCGGCGCAAAGTGCGGATGAAATCTGGCAAATTTTTCAATATATGGATAACTGTTTGCATGAACACACCGACGATACGGCGACGGAAGAAAAATAA
- the rapZ gene encoding RNase adapter RapZ, whose amino-acid sequence MELIIISGRSGAGKSVALRALEDMGYYCVDNLPINLLPELADILSTSQQSAAVSLDIRNLPHSPETLDTLLQQLADAQHQVRIIFLEADRSTLIRRYSDSRRLHPLSMQDLSLEAAIEAEAGYLEPLLQNAELVINTSEISTHELAQRLREFLKGKPDKELKIVVESFGFKYGLPLDADYVFDVRFLPNPHWNPDLRPMTGLDQPVIDFLGKYSEVNNFIYSTRNYLETWLPMLEQNNRSYLTIAIGCTGGKHRSVYIAQQLGEYFQAKGKKVKIQHKSLEKHHKKNSA is encoded by the coding sequence ATGGAACTTATTATCATCAGTGGGCGTTCCGGCGCGGGCAAATCTGTTGCATTAAGAGCTTTAGAAGATATGGGTTACTATTGCGTTGATAACCTGCCAATCAATTTATTGCCCGAGCTTGCCGATATTTTATCGACCTCTCAGCAATCCGCCGCCGTGAGTTTAGATATTCGTAATTTACCTCATTCACCCGAAACATTAGATACATTACTTCAACAACTGGCCGATGCGCAGCATCAGGTGCGAATTATCTTCCTTGAAGCGGATCGCAGTACATTAATTCGCCGTTATAGCGATTCCCGTCGGCTACATCCGTTATCCATGCAGGATTTATCCCTTGAAGCGGCAATTGAAGCGGAGGCCGGTTACCTGGAACCTTTATTGCAAAATGCCGAATTGGTGATTAATACCAGCGAAATATCCACCCACGAACTGGCACAGCGTTTGCGTGAATTCTTAAAAGGCAAACCTGATAAAGAACTGAAAATTGTCGTCGAATCCTTCGGTTTTAAATATGGTCTGCCCCTTGATGCGGATTATGTTTTTGACGTTCGTTTTTTGCCTAACCCTCATTGGAACCCCGATTTGCGACCAATGACGGGGTTAGATCAACCGGTCATTGATTTTTTAGGTAAATATAGCGAAGTGAATAATTTTATTTATTCCACCAGAAATTACCTTGAAACCTGGTTGCCGATGCTAGAACAAAATAACCGTAGTTATTTAACCATCGCAATAGGTTGCACCGGGGGGAAACACCGTTCCGTGTACATTGCCCAGCAACTTGGCGAATACTTTCAGGCTAAGGGAAAAAAGGTCAAAATCCAGCATAAATCCTTAGAAAAACACCACAAAAAGAATTCCGCCTAA
- the iscX gene encoding Fe-S cluster assembly protein IscX — protein sequence MKWTDAQEIAENLYDLYPDVDPKTVRFTDMHQWICQLEEFDDNPEASNEKILENILLRWLDEYE from the coding sequence ATGAAATGGACAGATGCGCAAGAAATTGCTGAAAATCTTTATGATCTTTATCCTGATGTTGATCCTAAAACCGTGCGTTTTACCGATATGCACCAATGGATTTGTCAGTTGGAAGAGTTTGATGATAACCCTGAAGCATCAAACGAAAAGATCTTAGAAAATATCTTGCTTAGATGGTTGGATGAGTACGAATAA
- the fdx gene encoding ISC system 2Fe-2S type ferredoxin, with protein sequence MPKVIFLPHETLCPEGMVVDAAAGDNLLEVALEAGIEIEHACDGLCACTTCHCIIREGGDSLNETTDQEDDMLDKAWGLEVDSRLSCQCQIADEDLVVEIPKYTINHAREENH encoded by the coding sequence ATGCCAAAAGTAATTTTTCTTCCTCACGAAACACTTTGCCCGGAAGGCATGGTGGTTGATGCCGCCGCCGGAGATAATTTATTAGAAGTCGCGCTTGAAGCGGGCATTGAAATCGAACACGCTTGCGACGGTTTATGCGCTTGTACCACTTGTCATTGTATTATTCGCGAAGGCGGTGACAGCCTTAATGAAACAACGGATCAAGAAGATGATATGCTAGATAAAGCCTGGGGGCTGGAAGTGGATAGTCGCTTAAGTTGCCAGTGTCAAATCGCCGATGAGGATTTAGTGGTAGAAATCCCTAAATATACGATTAATCATGCGCGGGAAGAGAACCACTAA
- the hscA gene encoding Fe-S protein assembly chaperone HscA → MALLQIAEPGLMAAPHQHKLAVGIDLGTTNSLVATVRSAHTEILLDEKDRPLVPSIVHFGDNNEITVGYEAGELASIDPQNTVISVKRLIGRSLEDVQARYPNLPYRFETSENGLPLISTRKSAVSPVEVSSEILKKLTALAKRRLGGELQGAVITVPAYFDDAQRQSTKDAAKLAGLNVLRLLNEPTAAAIAYGLDSGKEGVIAVYDLGGGTFDISILRLSKGVFEVLATGGDTALGGDDFDHLVADWIIEQSGISPQDDKQKRQLVELATQLKIQLTDNETVAIQYQNWHGKISRNQFNQLIQPLVKRSLISCRRALKDANVTADEVNEVVMVGGSTRVPFVREQVGEFFKRQPLTSIDPDKVVALGAAVQADILVGNKPDSEMLLLDVIPLSLGIETMGGLVEKIIPRNTTIPVARAQEFTTFKDGQTAMTVHIVQGEREMVADCRSLARFTLRGIPPVAAGAAQVRVTYQVDADGLLNVTAMEKSTGVQSSIQVKPSYGLTDDEITQMLKASMDNAKQDIDARLLAEQRVEAKRVIESVLSALSHDGDLLNDEELSAIKKALVELDKLQQQNDTLAIKQGIKDLDAATQEFAARRMDKSIRSALTGHSVEDI, encoded by the coding sequence ATGGCATTACTTCAAATTGCAGAACCGGGTTTAATGGCTGCGCCTCATCAGCATAAATTAGCGGTGGGTATTGATTTAGGGACAACAAATTCATTAGTGGCGACAGTGCGCAGCGCCCATACCGAGATTTTATTAGACGAAAAAGATCGTCCCCTAGTCCCGTCTATTGTGCATTTTGGTGATAATAATGAAATCACTGTCGGCTATGAAGCCGGAGAGTTGGCAAGCATCGATCCGCAGAATACCGTTATTTCGGTGAAACGTTTGATTGGTCGAAGTCTTGAGGATGTGCAGGCGCGTTACCCGAATTTACCTTATCGATTTGAAACGTCGGAAAACGGACTGCCGCTGATTAGTACGCGTAAAAGTGCGGTCAGTCCCGTTGAAGTTTCGAGTGAAATTTTGAAAAAATTGACCGCACTTGCAAAGCGGCGTTTAGGCGGCGAATTGCAAGGCGCTGTTATTACGGTGCCGGCTTATTTTGATGACGCTCAGCGTCAAAGCACTAAGGATGCGGCGAAACTGGCCGGTTTGAATGTACTTCGTTTGCTTAATGAACCTACGGCCGCCGCGATTGCTTACGGTTTAGACAGCGGAAAAGAAGGGGTTATTGCGGTTTATGATTTAGGCGGCGGTACTTTCGATATTTCGATTTTACGTTTATCAAAAGGTGTGTTTGAAGTACTTGCTACCGGCGGTGATACTGCGCTTGGCGGCGATGACTTTGACCATTTAGTTGCCGACTGGATTATTGAGCAGTCCGGTATTTCACCGCAGGATGATAAACAAAAACGTCAACTGGTGGAATTGGCTACTCAGCTGAAAATTCAGTTGACAGACAATGAAACGGTTGCGATTCAATATCAAAACTGGCATGGGAAAATTAGCCGTAATCAGTTCAACCAACTGATCCAACCTTTGGTAAAACGTTCGCTAATATCATGTCGTCGCGCATTAAAAGATGCGAACGTGACAGCAGACGAAGTAAACGAAGTGGTTATGGTGGGTGGCTCGACCCGCGTACCTTTTGTACGCGAGCAAGTGGGCGAATTCTTCAAACGCCAACCTTTAACTTCTATTGATCCCGATAAAGTGGTGGCGTTAGGTGCGGCGGTCCAGGCTGACATTTTAGTGGGAAATAAGCCCGATTCGGAAATGCTTTTGCTTGATGTGATTCCCTTGTCCTTAGGTATTGAAACCATGGGCGGATTAGTGGAAAAAATTATTCCTCGAAATACCACAATTCCGGTAGCTCGGGCGCAGGAATTTACTACTTTCAAAGACGGACAAACGGCAATGACCGTGCATATTGTTCAAGGGGAGCGCGAAATGGTGGCGGATTGTCGTTCGCTTGCTCGTTTTACTTTACGCGGTATTCCGCCAGTGGCGGCAGGTGCGGCTCAAGTGAGAGTGACTTATCAAGTGGATGCCGACGGTTTGTTAAATGTAACGGCGATGGAAAAATCTACAGGTGTTCAATCTTCAATTCAGGTGAAGCCTTCTTACGGCTTAACCGATGACGAAATTACTCAAATGCTGAAAGCTTCGATGGATAATGCAAAACAGGATATTGATGCCCGCTTGCTTGCGGAACAGCGTGTTGAAGCCAAACGTGTAATTGAATCCGTTCTTTCCGCACTTTCTCATGATGGGGATTTATTGAATGACGAAGAGCTAAGTGCAATTAAAAAAGCCTTAGTTGAGCTGGATAAGTTGCAACAACAAAATGATACTTTAGCCATTAAACAGGGAATTAAAGACCTTGATGCGGCTACTCAGGAATTTGCGGCGCGCCGTATGGATAAATCCATTCGTTCCGCCTTAACCGGTCATTCCGTAGAAGATATTTAA
- the hscB gene encoding Fe-S protein assembly co-chaperone HscB, with product MNNPFALFDLPIEFQLDQNRLSERYLALQKALHPDNFANSSAQEQRLAMQKSAEVNDALQILKDPILRADCIIALNTGEQQNTEEKSTQDMAFLMQQMQWREQLEEIENTQDIDGLMTFSAEIEQSNKEKISEISTALSMKDWQQAKLINDRLRFIKKLMTEVERIEDKLADF from the coding sequence ATGAATAATCCATTTGCGTTATTTGATTTGCCCATTGAGTTTCAACTCGATCAAAATCGTTTGTCCGAACGTTATCTCGCATTACAAAAAGCGTTGCATCCTGATAATTTTGCCAACAGTTCGGCTCAGGAACAGCGCCTTGCCATGCAAAAATCCGCCGAGGTGAATGACGCTTTACAAATTCTGAAAGACCCTATTTTACGAGCGGACTGTATTATTGCGCTTAATACGGGCGAACAACAAAATACGGAAGAAAAAAGTACGCAGGATATGGCGTTTTTGATGCAGCAAATGCAATGGCGCGAGCAGCTGGAAGAAATTGAAAACACGCAGGATATTGACGGATTAATGACTTTTTCTGCGGAAATAGAACAAAGCAATAAAGAAAAAATTTCAGAAATTTCCACCGCACTTTCTATGAAGGATTGGCAACAGGCAAAACTGATTAATGATCGATTACGTTTTATCAAAAAATTAATGACTGAAGTTGAACGAATCGAAGATAAATTAGCGGATTTTTAA
- the iscA gene encoding iron-sulfur cluster assembly protein IscA, with product MSVEQFSVEDAEQSSQSASIGMTESAAKHVKKCLESRGKGIGLRLGIKTSGCSGLAYVLEFVDELNSDDNVFEQHGVKVIVDTKSLVYLNGTQLDFVKEGLNEGFKFTNPNVKDQCGCGESFNV from the coding sequence ATGTCCGTAGAACAATTTAGCGTGGAAGATGCGGAGCAGAGTTCTCAATCCGCTTCAATCGGCATGACGGAAAGTGCTGCCAAACATGTGAAAAAATGTTTAGAAAGCCGTGGTAAAGGTATTGGTTTACGCTTGGGAATTAAAACCTCAGGTTGTTCGGGCTTGGCTTATGTGCTTGAATTTGTTGATGAATTAAATTCGGATGATAATGTATTCGAACAACACGGCGTTAAAGTCATCGTTGATACCAAAAGCCTTGTGTATTTAAACGGTACGCAACTTGATTTTGTCAAAGAAGGTCTGAACGAAGGATTCAAGTTCACCAATCCGAACGTAAAAGATCAATGTGGTTGCGGCGAAAGTTTTAACGTATAA
- the iscU gene encoding Fe-S cluster assembly scaffold IscU — MAYSEKVIDHYENPRNVGSFDKKSSDVGTGMVGAPACGDVMQLQIKVNEEGIIEDAKFKTYGCGSAIASSSLITEWVKGKSLDEAGAIKNSQIAEELELPPVKVHCSILAEDAIKAAIADYKSKKGA, encoded by the coding sequence ATGGCATATAGCGAAAAAGTTATCGATCATTATGAGAACCCTCGTAACGTAGGTTCTTTTGATAAAAAATCATCAGATGTGGGCACCGGAATGGTGGGCGCACCGGCTTGCGGTGATGTTATGCAGTTACAAATTAAAGTGAATGAAGAAGGCATTATTGAAGATGCAAAATTCAAAACATACGGTTGCGGCTCTGCCATTGCATCAAGCTCATTGATTACCGAATGGGTGAAGGGCAAATCCTTAGATGAAGCCGGTGCGATTAAAAACAGCCAGATTGCAGAAGAACTGGAATTACCGCCGGTTAAAGTGCATTGCTCAATTCTGGCGGAAGATGCAATTAAAGCGGCAATTGCTGATTATAAATCTAAAAAAGGCGCATAA
- a CDS encoding cupin: MKVYTGRTDIKLFEHLIDEPNQTVTHLVLKAGQAVPEHKVSQTVIVVPIKGRIDFSNREESQEIYPGRIVQMIPDEWHALKALEDSELMVVKSTLAA; this comes from the coding sequence ATGAAAGTTTATACAGGACGAACAGATATTAAATTATTTGAACACTTAATCGACGAACCGAATCAAACAGTTACGCATTTAGTGTTGAAGGCTGGGCAGGCAGTACCGGAACATAAAGTTTCACAAACCGTCATTGTTGTTCCAATCAAAGGACGGATAGATTTTTCAAACCGTGAAGAATCGCAGGAAATTTATCCCGGACGAATTGTACAGATGATACCCGATGAATGGCATGCTTTAAAAGCACTTGAAGACAGTGAACTTATGGTGGTGAAATCCACCCTGGCAGCATAA
- a CDS encoding IscS subfamily cysteine desulfurase, which yields MKFPIYLDYAATCPADDRVAEKMMQYLTRDGIFGNPASRSHKFGWQAEEAVDIARNHIADLIGADSREIVFTSGATESDNLAIKGAAHFYQTKGKHIITCKTEHKAVLDTCRQLEREGFEVTYLAPKSDGLVDLDEFRAAIRPDTILASIMHVNNEIGVIQDIEAIGKICREHKVIFHVDATQSVGKLPINLAELPVDLMSMSGHKLYGPKGIGALYVRRKPRVRLEAIIHGGGHERGMRSGTLAVHQIVGMGEAYRICKEEMAEEMAYVTKLRDRLYNGLKDIEETYVNGSMEHRVGSNLNISFNFVEGESLMMALRDIAVSSGSACTSASLEPSYVLRALGLSDELAHSSIRFSLGRYTTEEEIDYTIDLVKSAVKKLRDLSPLWDMFKEGIDMSKIEWSAH from the coding sequence ATGAAATTTCCTATTTATTTAGATTATGCGGCGACTTGTCCGGCGGATGATCGCGTTGCAGAAAAAATGATGCAATATTTAACGCGCGACGGGATCTTCGGAAATCCGGCGTCCCGTTCTCATAAATTCGGCTGGCAAGCGGAAGAAGCGGTGGATATCGCGCGTAATCATATAGCGGATCTTATCGGTGCGGATAGTCGTGAAATTGTGTTTACTTCCGGTGCGACGGAATCAGATAACCTTGCGATCAAAGGCGCAGCGCATTTCTACCAAACTAAAGGCAAACATATCATTACCTGCAAAACCGAGCACAAAGCTGTATTGGATACTTGCCGTCAGTTAGAGCGTGAAGGCTTTGAAGTAACCTATCTTGCGCCTAAATCGGACGGTTTGGTTGATTTAGACGAATTTAGAGCGGCGATTCGCCCTGATACCATTTTAGCGTCGATCATGCACGTTAATAATGAAATCGGTGTGATTCAGGATATTGAAGCTATTGGTAAAATTTGCCGCGAGCATAAAGTTATTTTTCATGTGGACGCTACCCAAAGCGTAGGTAAATTACCTATCAATCTGGCGGAATTGCCGGTTGATTTAATGTCTATGTCCGGTCATAAACTCTATGGACCAAAAGGTATCGGCGCCTTATATGTTCGTCGTAAACCGCGTGTTCGTTTAGAAGCGATTATTCACGGCGGCGGTCATGAGCGAGGAATGCGTTCCGGTACGTTGGCTGTTCATCAAATTGTAGGTATGGGCGAAGCTTATCGTATCTGCAAAGAAGAAATGGCGGAAGAAATGGCGTATGTAACTAAACTTCGTGATCGTTTATATAACGGTTTAAAAGATATTGAAGAAACTTATGTGAACGGTTCAATGGAACATCGTGTTGGTTCGAATTTAAATATCAGTTTTAACTTTGTAGAAGGCGAGTCCTTAATGATGGCATTACGCGATATTGCCGTGTCATCGGGTTCAGCCTGTACTTCCGCAAGTTTAGAGCCTTCTTATGTATTGCGCGCGTTGGGCTTGAGCGATGAGCTTGCGCATAGTTCAATCCGTTTCTCTTTAGGTCGTTATACCACGGAAGAAGAAATTGATTACACCATTGATTTAGTAAAAAGTGCGGTTAAAAAATTAAGAGATTTATCACCGCTTTGGGATATGTTCAAAGAAGGCATTGATATGTCTAAAATTGAATGGTCTGCACATTAA
- the iscR gene encoding Fe-S cluster assembly transcriptional regulator IscR — protein MKLTSKGRYAVTAILDIAINAEDGPVTLSDISERQNISLSYLEQLFAKLRRHGLVKSVRGPGGGYQLGQPSGQISIGMIIAAVNENISVTKCLGQGNCQGGKVCLTHHLWAELSDRIENFLNEITLEELVSKQHSQKTHTDFDNLLVVDN, from the coding sequence ATGAAATTAACTTCGAAAGGGCGTTATGCCGTAACCGCAATTTTAGATATTGCCATTAATGCGGAAGATGGTCCTGTGACTTTGTCTGATATTTCTGAACGTCAAAATATTTCGCTTTCTTATTTAGAGCAATTATTTGCCAAATTACGCCGTCATGGGCTGGTAAAAAGTGTTCGTGGTCCCGGTGGCGGTTATCAATTAGGGCAGCCGAGCGGTCAAATTTCTATCGGCATGATTATCGCTGCAGTGAATGAAAATATTTCGGTAACAAAATGTTTGGGGCAAGGGAATTGTCAGGGTGGAAAAGTTTGTTTAACTCATCACCTTTGGGCGGAATTAAGCGATCGTATTGAAAATTTTCTAAACGAAATCACATTAGAAGAATTGGTTAGCAAACAACATAGCCAAAAAACGCATACAGATTTTGATAATTTATTAGTTGTAGATAATTAG